In the Ricinus communis isolate WT05 ecotype wild-type chromosome 3, ASM1957865v1, whole genome shotgun sequence genome, CACTTGATTGAACAGAAGAACAATCCAaacactaaaataaaaaaaaaatttgaaaagttaataatttaatctaaaatatatttttattaatatttacaatctaaaagataaaaaaatattaaatgtatctaaaaattgctaaaaaagaaaacacatgTTACTcatttgataaagaaaaaatatttctttcctTCAAGTGTAACAGCGTCAGACCAtaaggtaatttttttaaactttactCTTGATATAATACgaacttttaataataaaatcatttattaagtattttatcatataattaactaTAATAGGTTCCagactaataaaaataatatgcattttctaattttacaaGGAATAAGaggaaataatttttaaaatgaatttatgacATTTTGAAAAGTATTCCATCCGATCAATTTGATAGTAAATCACTTAAGAAATGACTCCACTATTGAGAACAAATGTCTATTAAGATCATAACATAACAAATTATATAACAATATTAGTTGGGAGAGTACTGAAGTGAAAAACAAATGCAACCAAAAAATCCTGAAATGACAAGAAACAATGTTCATGCCCTTAAGTGAGAAAGGGCGTAACTATAAGATACTTCTTTTATACTTTTCCCTATAATTTAACATCGAATAATTGCTCATTGTACCAATCAATGCACATTTTAAGAAGCTTATACATCATTAAACAATGTATTTGCAGAATCGAACAATTTACAAAAGTTGAGTTGCGCGACAATTTACAACCTGTTTCAACCCACTTGACAATATGAAAAGGCAaataggaaaaggaaaaggaaagagtGGACATTTACCCACTTGTAGAATGTAATTCTTTGCCACCAAGCGTCTGAATTATTGCTTCCAAAAGTTTGATTTCATTATCACGCTTCGAAATTTCATCTTGCTTTGCACGCAGCTCTTCCATGTGTAGCTCAAACACCTCTGCAGCCAAAAcacaacaaataaataaaattaccaaTCACAAATGCTAAATTAATCTTGGTTCCAGCTTCTTTACTTCTGGAAGCACCAACATGGATTCGCACATGGGTATGGATACGAATAAGGGTGcagaaaacaaaattttctaaaaaattgaTACAAGGATATGACAGAGACATgacaattttttcttaaagaattaAGTATACATACAAACAACATTCATGATAACTAGGGTTTTTCCTTAAAAGCGtaagttttctatttttatactGTGAACCAACATTTTTTgagtaattttagaaaaaacccAAGACCCTAGTTTTTTTCAATTTGCCCCGAAGTCGTGTCCCCTACGTGTCTCGGTCATGTCCAAGCATGTCTTGAACTTGCAATAAGAAACAAAAGGGACATAGATTCATGCGTGTCCCATATATTTTTCATCGTGTCCCTGGCATATCTATGTCCTGGAGTATCAGGAAATATGCATATTGTAATCCCCAGGAAGTGTCAGTACTTCATAGCTTTATTTTCATGTACAGTAGTAACAACCTAGTAACAGAAGCATATAGTATAtctaaaatgtaaaattgCTTACATCTTAATACAAACTTCTTACATGAGTAGGCATGAAGCAACTGTTAGTTTTAACATCCTATCCAATTATTGTAGATAATGGTAAGCCCAGGGCCATAGTACTTGGCTTTGCTTCAGTTCCACAATACAGAAATTTTGATGGAGGTCTTGCCTACTTTTAACACTActgaaaaataatagaaaagttTCACCCTCCAATCTCAGGTGTCATATTAGTGTAACACTATAGCTAAATTGTTCGATATTGAATACTGTAACTAAAAAGAcagatttcaaatttatacttttagaACACTGCCACAATTATTTTCCCTTCTCATTTGTCTGACTAATGTgtcaataaattataaagacGTGATGAACATACTTGTGGTGTTCTCAAGTTCTCTAGTAATTTCTTGTTGACGTAATTCAGCAGCCTTTTGTGCTGCCTCAGCCTGTCGTTTTTCTGCACGGGCACGAGCAGCAGCAGAAATGGCGGCATCAAGTTCTCTTTCTAGAGTGTCCACCCTTTGTTCAAGAAcctaggaaaaaaaaaacctgcATTATTCacaaatttcaaatattttgacAAGCCTTTAAGCATTTGCAAGGGAAATAGAAAAGAAGGGAGATACCACATGCTACCATAAACATAGTGGTTAATGGCATGCAGCAAAAACATAGAAGCAGTCAATGTAATGTTAAAAGCTTCATCTTTAAAGTAAGTGGTATGCTAGCAATCCAATTACTTTCTTGAAATCTGAGTTAATAAATTACTCGTTTTACAATTAACTTGTAGATATAATCAATCAAAAGCCCtaaactataaaaatttagtgctccttaatttttcttttcatattagtTCCTTTAACAATATTTAAGGATGAATTTCGTGGCACATTTgtcaattaaaatttgatgccCTTAAAAGCATGTATATCCACTtgttcatattatatttaactcCAAGCAAGATAAATTACCATTTAAAATGTTTGATATATAGAGTTTTAGCATACAAATGAGGATTTTGTGCCTGCAAATACCAGAACAAAATTCCAAATCCGATGTAATCATATCATCGGATACCTCAACATTCAAGTCAATGTGCCTATTAAATCACgctaattagaaaacaaatacTGAATGCAAAAGGAAGGTAGTAATGTTCTTCTTGTACCTGCGCTGATGATTTAGGCACCTTGTTTCAAAAACATAAGCTTCAAGTAAGACAAGTCACAATTCAGATATCCACCATTATCaaatacatatacatattCAATATTTGATTTCACAGCATACAAGAATTTCAATGTCTGTGCTAAGTTTCCAGATAGACAAACAGATGCCTACCCGTCTATGCGCATTTGTGAAAAGAATAGCATGTCTGAGAGTGTCTCAAGCCGGATGAAAGACGTGGATAACTCAAAGTATAGCCTTGTACCATCAGTCTCATCAACATATGATCAAAGCAGATTTCTCATGACATTCCCTAAATTTCCAATAATTATAGTTGATTCTAAGCATTCAAAAGCACTAAACACGAATTGCTGAGATATATAGATAAAGTGATGACTACTTTGTGCCAAagaactttttctttctaaattaagGTATACAAATTTCAGGAATTGCTAGTTTAATGGAGAAGCTGTTTACTTCTACTTTCTTATGCCAGTGTTGTTCTTTGCAGATTAGACAACTTATATTAATCCACAACAGCATGCAGAAAATAGAATCAAACATTGCCGTCTAGCTTAAAATAAAGTATCTAAACACATTGAGAGAAACCAATTAATTTATCAAGGAGAACTCTTAGTAGCCTAAGTCGagaagataattttataagaaacaCAAAAGTTGTGAGTATCATATGAGATAAAccacaaatatattaaactttCCATGTTCTTCACCAAGATTTTTTATCACACGTATACATGATCAGCATTTACTGAATGTGACAGTGTACAGGTCCAGAGTTTGCTGTAGGAGGTAAGCATAAAacatttcaaattcaaaaacctATATGCAAATTGATGAATATAGACTAATTTGAATGATAAGAATACAGCGCTGCGACCACCTAAGTTACAAACTCTTATCAACATCTGAAATTAtcactttatttttctacacTGAACCACCAATCTTTCATGCATCCACGAACAATCTATATCCCCAACTGCAGACCACATCATAGCATCAAACATAAAACCACCCACTACAATTCATCAATACAATTCAAGGTCTCACCCACCAAATTACAGTAGCTACCAATAAAGgtgaaattgaaaatgaaaataaaaactcatttttcaaAAGTCAGAAATTGTAACAAACGATCAAGACTAAGACAAACAATTTGATCTACAGACGAGACCCAGATCATAAAATTGGTCCCCGAATCAAAATGAAAGGCAAAGTATATACCTTGATGGTACGTGCTTGTTCAGAAGTGAGAGAGGCTTTAGCAAAGGTATCTTCATCAACAAAAACAGCTTTCTTGATAAGTAGTTTGTGAAGG is a window encoding:
- the LOC8264055 gene encoding uncharacterized protein LOC8264055; its protein translation is MDKGSSGGERWKGAIANITEMASNLDSLHKLLIKKAVFVDEDTFAKASLTSEQARTIKVLEQRVDTLERELDAAISAAARARAEKRQAEAAQKAAELRQQEITRELENTTKVFELHMEELRAKQDEISKRDNEIKLLEAIIQTLGGKELHSTSG